The segment TTCACGATAGATAATTCCATCGGTTTCTAATTCTCTTAGTTGTTGAATTAGCATTTTTTCGCTGATCTCAGGAATTAATCGCTTTAGTTCACCGTATCGCTTAGCTGTATCCTTAAGATGCCACAAAATTAATAGTTTCCATTTGCCACCCAAGACTTTTAGGGTTGCTTGCACAAAGGCTGTACTATCAGTTTGTTCCAATTGCATTAAAATTCTATCTCACTGAACCCACAGATACTTACAAAAAAGTAAGTAATTGTCAACGCATCAATAGCAGTATATTGTAATCTATAAATTGAGTTTATGTACCTCTATGTGTCATGTCTCCGGCCACAGTTGTTGACCAACTATCAGCCTTTCAAACCCTAACTGTTAGGAAATGATTATGCCGTCTTCAACTGGAATTGTAGCGATTACTCGTCATGTTAAACCGGGATCTGAAGTCGCCTTTGAAGAAGCGGTAAAGGGTGTCATTCTTGCTGCTAGTACCTTTCCAGGGTATATCGGTGGTGAGGTTTTATATCCTCAAACCAAACGGGGTGCATGGCAACTGATTTTGCGCTTTGAAACCCCGGTTCATCGGGAACAATGGGAAAAATCTCCTATTTGCCAGGGATGGATTGCTAGAGCAGATGCACTAACCATCGGTCCTCCAAACGTTGTGCGGGTGAATGGGTTAGAAGCTTGGTTTACCTTACCAGAAGTTGGCAATACACTCCCTCCCCCTAAATGGAAAACCGCCATTGTTAGCGCGATCGGTATCTATCCAGTCATTTCTGTCGTACCCATGCTGTTAAAACCGATCACTGGTGGACTACCTCCGTGGTTAGCGACGCTTGTTACTATTGCTATCATTATGCCCTTGATGACTTGGGTAATTATGCCGCAAATCACACGATTATTTCAACAGTGGCTGTATCCTTCTCCCCTAAAAAATTCCGTTCACCCATCCTCTCACTCAAAATTATAAACAATCAATTCATGGATAACCTACAACAAATCAATGGATTTCCTGTTAACTCCATTAGCGTTGGTGAAGGAATTGTTCTCATCAATATCTTTACCCTTGATCCTGAGATAGCTGATCAGTTTGTTACGACACAAGTTGCCGAATATAAGCGATTAAAAGGGCAATTTCCTGGCAGCTATACCGCTAATTTACATATTAGCCTCGATCGCACTAGAGCCGCAAACTATGCTCATTTTTCATCAGTAGAAGACTATTTTGCTATGCGAAATAGTCCTGAGTTTGCTGATCATTTAAACCGTCTTCAGGGACTGGTGGTTAAAGCTGAACCCCAACTCTATCAAGTCGTTTATACGCAACATTTCGATCAGCCAACTTCTGAACAGTCTTTACCCTCTTTACCTGATCCAAAAGTAGCACCAGCATTGACGGCACTTGCTGTCAAGGAATTTTGATTTTCTTCTAATATGAGTTCTGCTCAATTATAGACTGTTTACTGTTAGGTGGGCATTGCCCACCTGACACCTAAACACCGAGATTAGAATTTAGGACCCAAACCCACTTTAGGAGCATACAGAGCACGATCGCCCAATTCTTCTTCAATGCGTAACAAACGGTTATACTTAGCCACCCGTTCGCTACGACACAAAGAACCCGTCTTAATTTGTCCAGCGCGAGTTGCCACTGCTAAGTCAGCAATGGTGGTATCTTCCGTTTCTCCTGAACGATGACTAATCACCGAGGTATACTGACAACGAGTTGCCAAAGCGATAGTTTCCAAGGTTTCCGTCAGGGTTCCAATTTGATTGAGTTTAATCAAAATTGAATTAGCCACCCCTAAATCAATCCCTCTTTGTAGACGAGTCGGGTTAGTGACAAATAAATCATCCCCCACCAACTGAATACGAGAACCCAAGGACTGAGTATGGAGTTTCCAGTTATCCCAGTCCTCCTCCTGCAAGCCATCCTCAATGGAGATAATCGGGTACTCAGACACCAATTTTGCCAAATAATCGATAAATTCTTGGGGAGAATGGGCTGAGCCATCGTAGACGTACTGTCCATCTTTATAAAACTCACTCGAAGCTACATCCATAGCCAAGGCAATTTGTTCACCGGGCTTGTAATTGGAGCGTTCAATGGCTTCGATGAGCAAATCTAGGGCTTCTTGGTTAGAAGCAAGATTAGGCGCGTAACCGCCTTCATCTCCTACCCCAGAGAGCAATTTTCGTTCCTTGAGGACTTTACTCAGGGTAGCGAAGACTTCCGCACCCCACCGTAACCCTTCTGTAAAGGAATCAGCCCCCACAGGCATGATCATAAACTCTTGGAAGTCTACGTTATTATCAGCATGACTACCCCCATTGAGGACGTTCATCATAGGAACGGGGAGCACGTTAGCTAAGGGACCCCCTAAATAGCGATAGAGGGGAATATCTAACTCAGCCGAGGCCGCTTTAGCGGTGGCTAAGGAAACTCCTAGGATAGCATTAGCTCCTAATTCCTTTTTATTGGAAGAACCGTCTCGATCAATCATTTTCTGGTCAATGGAAGCTTGATCGAAGGCATTCGTTCCTAACAACTGGGGTGCAATTTTTTCTTTGACATTGCGAACGGCGGTTAATACGCCTTTCCCGGCGTAACGGGCGGGATCATCATCGCGTAATTCATGGGCTTCAAAACTGCCCGTAGATGCCCCACTAGGGACTTGAGCAATACCAAACGCTCCTGTTTCGAGAAGCACTTCAGCTTCAATGGTAGGACGACCACGGGAGTCAAGGATCTCTCTGGCGGTAATGGCTTCAATGAGAACTTCAGGTTTGTTGAGCATGGGTTAAGTCTCTCCAATGATAGAGACATCTGATTATTGGGTAAGATCAATGCCCGTAATACGGCCATTTTCATCAAAAATAAAGAAAATCTTTTGATTAGCTTTCTGGAATTGTGCCTCCACAACCACCACATCTACCTTATCAACACTTGACCCCGATCGCACCTCAGTTTCAACAATTTTTTCAAAAGATCCGTTGCGTTGTTGAATGCTTTCCCAACTGGCTCGAATTTGCTGTGGGAAAAGCTCGGTTTTCAGGAAAGGATGGAGGTAGCCTCGGGCTTGAGCAAAATTGTTCTGAGCTACGGCATTAACAACAGTTTGGGCAATTTCTTCGACTGATTTTGTTTGAGGGAAGTCGATCCCAACCACTTGCCCTTCTTTGTTAAAGACAACGATGAAATCTTCGGTTTTATTGGTAAATTCTGTGTTAATTGACACTAGGTCTGAGTTAACGGTAGAGATAACGCGAGAATCCCCTTGTTTTTTGATGGGTCCGGTAATGGTAATCAAATCTTGCCAAATTTCTTTCATGTTTTCAACCGTGAGTTCTTGGCTTAAGGCAGGACTCATCAGCTTTCTGGCTTCTTCGTATTTTTCTTGACTCAACAGGGTGATGACTTCGCTTGCTTTGTTTGCCAAAGCCTCTTTATTAACTTCTGTTGTGGACTGTACGACTTGAACAGCAGGGGGTGGGGTTAACCGTTGGGCTTTTGCGGGTAATTCTGTGGCTATCGTCAGCACAGCTAACCCTAAAAAGGAAATACTAGACCGTTTTAATAATGATAAAGACTTATTCATGGACTCCTCAACCATTAAGATGAACTACCTAGTTAGTCTCAATCATCTTGGTTTAGTTCCAATTGCCGATTCAGTCTTTAAATTTCCCTTGGACTAGGAACCAATATCATTTTGGCTTATCCATCAAGCTCTCCCTCCATTACAGCAGAAATAGCGGCTTGGGCATTATCCTTAAATTCTTTAACATTAATATTTCCTAATAACCAAATCGCCCCGATCATACCGATCGCTTGAACAACAAATACCAATCCATAGGCTAAAAATGGGGCAGAAAATAGCATTTTGCCTAAATTTAAAATAACTCCTCCCAAAACTGTAGCTAACCCTCTGGCCATAGCTTGAGCTAACCCCCAAGCACCGATAAAAGTTCCGGCGGTTTCTGCGGCCGTTAAATCTAACATCAACCCAGTCGCTCCTGCGGTTAATACTCCTGATGCGAGCCCAAAAAACAGTAATCCTGATTTAAGTAAACTAGGACTCTGAACACTCCCGGCAAAGATAATGAGCCCAAAACAAACTACTGCGAACATACAGCCTAATTTGGTGGTTTTTTGCTGACCTAACCGGGGTACGACTAAAAATCCCGTCGAAGCAATGCCAAAAAGCGTTCCCATCCCAAAAAAAGCATTGAGTTGGGTGGTTTCAGAAATACACATCCCAAACACTTCGCCCCCATAGGGTTCCATCACTGTATCCTGCATGAATAAACTGAGGGTAAGTACCAACAAAAAGCTAAAAAATAACCAAGTTTGACGACTAGCCGTTAAAATGCCCATAGCCCGTCCCAAAGTAATTTGATCCTCTCTTTCGACGATTCTAGAGCGCAATTTAAAGCGGGAATAGCGGTTTTCTACCCCCCAAGTGGCGATAAAACAGAGTCCTAAGACGACGCTAGGCATGAGGATAAAGACCGGATTAATTGTCTTCTGTAAGGCAGGAATATTGGCGATTTTAGCGGTTTGAGTGGGGTCGTAGGAGAGGATCGCCTCCCCACAAATTTCAGGCGTATTGAGGAGTTTTGAGCTAATAATCGCCCCTAGGACGATCCCGACCATCAACATTGACCAAACAATGCTAATCAGTTGAGAACGATTATCCTCATCGGAGACATCTACTAACATCGCAGCAAAGGGAGTGGAACTAGCACTAAGGGCTACCCCATAGAGGGCAAAGACTAATCCCAGAAGTGCTGCCCAAGCGTAACTTATCCAACTCCACCCGGTAGCTTGTATGGTCATTCCTAGCTGCCAGACAACTTGTAGGGCAATAAAAGCGAGACTGGTAAATAAAATTGCGCCAATCCAGACAAATCCAGTCCGATGATAGCCCCAGAGGGTTTTTGTATCAGACATCTGACCAAACCAAATCCGCGCTGGACTGACAAATTGATACATGGCGATCGCAGTAGCAGCAATCCAGGGTAACACCGTCAATTCATCAATCATAATTCGATTGATAACGCCCAACGTGAGTAGGGACATAATCCCTAATCCCATTTGGAATAATCCTAAACGGAACATGGTCAATAATTTGAGTTTGGGCAAGGATGTTTGCACTATAGGGTTAGAAATATTGGTCATAAATCCAAGGAATGGCCAGATGTAAGACTTGAAAGATTTTTTATCAACTCTTAGGAACACAACAAGAGAGTAACCGCGTTTCAGGGAACTATCAGGCAAGGATTAACTTCTGTCAATAGAGAGTGTCCTTGCCCTTGCAAGGAATGCTCTTGTCACCAAGAATTGCTCTATTCTTCTGGTGGCTAAATTGAAGTGTATAGCTCCTATTTTAGTTTAGGTTAGCTAACCTTTCGGGCCACCAGAGGATTTTCTTGGATCTGAGCAACCTTACTTAACCAGACGACCGTAGAGTTCGGTAACAAACCGTAAATGGTTAACCAAGTCTTGATTTAAGACATGGGACTGATATCGCCATCCCCAGTTACCCTCAGCTAGTCCAGGAGTATTCATCCGTCCGTTCTGATGCAATCCTAAGAGGTCTTGCAGGGGAAAGATAGCTAGGTCAGCGACTGACCCCATGGCTAAGCGAATGAGACTCCAGTGGATACCTTCATGGGAAACACAGCCTAAATAATCGGTGACTCTGCGTTTTTCTTCCTGATTGCGTCCTTCAAACCATCCCACTGTCGTATTGTTGTCGTGGGTTCCGGTATAAACCACACAATTTTTAACGTAATTGTAAGGCAAGAAAGGATTAACGCGATCGCTATCAAAGGCAAAATGCAAGATTTTCATGCCTGGAAACCCAAAATCATCCCGTAGGGCTTCCACTTCTGGGGTAATCACCCCTAAATCTTCAGCGACGATGGGTAATTGTCCCAATTCTTGTTTAAGCCGTTCAAAGAATTGTCGTCCTGGGGCTTTTATCCATTTTCCATTCATTGCAGTCTTTTCTCCTTCGGGAACTGCCCAATAGGCTTCAAATCCCCGAAAATGATCGATGCGAACGATGTCTACATATTCTAGGGTCGATTTAAACCGTTGAATCCACCATTGGAAGTTAGTTCCTTGGAGTTTTTGCCAATTGTAGACTGGATTCCCCCAAAGTTGACCTGTGGCACTAAAATAATCGGGGGGAACGCCTGCCATCAAAGCTGCTTCTTTGGTTTTTTCGTTCAGGCAAAACATATCAGCATTAGCCCAAACATCCACACTGTCATAGGCAACATAGATAGGAATATCGCCAAAAATCCTGATGTTGCGTTCATTGGCGTATTTTTTGACATCCTGCCATTGACGGAAAAATTCAAATTGTAGGAATTTATGATAGAAAATATCTTCGCTGAACCGTTCGGTGTAAGCTTGAACCGCTTGAGGTTGGCGTTCGGCGATATCTTTGTCCCACTGGTTCCAAGCTTTTTCCGGGTTAGCTGCATGGATAGACATATAGAGTGCGTAGTCGTCTAACCATTGGGCGTGGCGATCGCAAAACGTCTTGAAGGCTTCTTTTAGCTTCGGTGAGGCTAGATGTTGAAATCTGTCACTCGCTTTTTTGAGTAGGGGCAATTTGGTTTGAATCACTCGGTCATAATCGACGTAATCTGCTGGAAATCCATGGATTCCATTGATTTCGTCTTGGGTGAGTAATCCCTCTCCTTGTAAAATATCGGGACTAATGAGTAAGGGATTACCAGCTAAGGAAGAATAGGACAGATAAGGGGAATTGCCGTATCCCGTTGGACCAAGGGGTAAAATTTGCCATAGGGTTTGACCACTTGCCGCTAAGAAATCAATGAAGCGATAAGCTCCTTCTCCTAAGTCGCCAATGCCAAAACGACTGGGTAAAGAGGTTGGATGCAGTAAAATTCCACTGGTTCGTTGAAAAGATGTCATGAATTGCTTCGCCTTATATTTCACTGGCAACCTATATTATCCCATGACTCGGCTCAAGTGTAAGGGGGTGGGAAGGTCAGGAGGTAAGGGGATGAGGGGGTGGGAAGGCAATTGAACGATTAACTATTTATTTATTGTTCATTGTTGATTGTTATGATTATATTCAATACTACCACTGGCGACAATCCAATCGTTAATAGCCGTTGATCCAGCATTTAAGGATTGAAGTTTCCTGAGCGAATAACCCAAGTAATTGAACCACTAATTAGGGCTGTTAGCACAATAATAACAATTTGTCTTCAGTTCTTGAGTTCCCCTACTTTTTCAGCTAAATCAGGGATTTTTTGAATCAAGGGTTGTTGTGCATCTAAGGTAGCCTTGATAGTCGCTATTTCTTGTGATTGTTTATCCAATTTCTGATTAACGCTGTCTAGCTTCTGAGTAAATTCCTTTTGGTTGTTGTCTAGCTTCTGAGTAAATTCCTTCTGGTTGCTGTCTAGCTTCTGATTAACGCTATCTAGCTTCTGATTAAATTCCTTTTGGTTGTTGTCTAGCTTCTGATTAAATTCCTTTTGATTGTTGTCTAGTTTCTGATTAAATTCCTTTTGGTTGCTGTCTATCTTCTGAGTAAATTCCTTCTGGTTGCTGTCTATCTTTTGATTAAGTTGATGTAATTCTTGTTTAATTTCCTTTAATATTTGTTCAAGGGAATAGGTAACGGTAATGGGTTCTTGACTCATAACTTCAGCCTTTAGTCCGATAATAACAGTATAGCGCGATCGCTCTCTTTTCTCTTTTATAGAACTACCCGAAAAGTTTGAGGAGGGGTCAGCAGTCTTTTGATTAATTTATAAGCTCTTTACTGTGAATTAGTGATCATTTGTTGTCCGCTCGGGGAAGTTGCATAACCGAGAAAGGCTTTAACGGCCTCATTGGGGGGTTGTTTATAAACATAATACAGCGATCGCTGATAGGGATAGCTAGTGGCTTCTGGGGTTAAACCATTAATCGGAACTATTCTAACGGTTTGTTGATTAATCACTTGAGAAGCAGTGGCATAGCTAATACCATCTTTTCTTAATGCTTGTAAAATAGGCGTAGTGGCATCTCTGTCCATGGTGGTAATATTGGGCGTATTGCCAAAATTTTCTCCCTTTAAGACTAATTCTCGAAAGGTTTGATGAGTTCCACTGACGGCTGGACGATTAATCACGCGAATTTTAGTAGGTAATCCCCCTAACTTAGCCCAATCGGTTATTTTTCCTTGGAAAATTTGCCTTATCTGGGTTTCTGTGAGTCCTTTACGAAAAGGATTGTTAATTGCAACAACAATAGCAATCGCATCTTGAGTCATTGGAATAGCCACTAATCCTTGCGCTTGTTCAGAGGCTGTTAGGGGTCGAGAAATCGCAGCAATATCGATATTATTAGTTAAAAGACGTAAAATCCCAATATCTGAGCCTTGAGCGTCGGTGATGACCTGAGTGCCTGAAAATTGCCCTTCAAAGCCCGATTTTAGAGCTTGATTAATGGCTACCATCGTTGTTGAACCATTGATTTTAACCGTTGTTCCTTGGGGAACAGTCTTCGGGGAATTAAAGGTTTCTGAATGGGTGGGAGAAGGGGGAGAGGGTAGGGGAGAACCCGAACTAATCGGCTGATTAATTGTAGGAGTAGAACGCGACGGTGAAGTTCCTGACAAAAGTTGCCCAAAATTTTCGCCAGATTGACGGCTAAACCACCAATAACCCCCTCCTAAAATTCCTCCAGTCATCAGGAGAGCAACAATCATCACAACGGTTTCATTTTTTGGTGACATAATCTACTGACAAAGTGATAAGCGCGTTAACGTCTAGACAGGGTGTTGGCTGTGGAATATTAAGAGTTTATTAGGAAATGATGACATTGACTTCCAACTGTTTTTAATCTTAATCACAATTGACCATAAGTTATAACCAGACAAAGGTAAGATGACATACAACGACGGTTTTGGTAATTCCCTATCTTAAGGGATGTCTTTTTTAGGAAATTGAATGAGTAACGAAACTTATTTTAACCATCCCACTTTTGGACTACTCTATCGTGTCTGCATTTTAGATGACAATCAAGAGTTATTTACGACCCTCTATGCTCAACGACTCTTTTTTTTGATTAAAACCATGCCTAATAATACAGTATTTGAACCAGTCAGCCGCTCTGATGCTAGGCTAATGTTAGAAGCGCGTTTGCGTAACCTACGCCGTTTAGGTGCTACTGAAGACTATCAAAGCCTTTACACTGTCTATAAAACCACCTTTCCTTAATCATCGTTTTAATGACCCTCGTTCAACGCCTAGACCAAATTCGTCAAAATATTCCCCCTCACGTTCGCTTAATCGCTGTTACTAAACAAGTTTCTATTGATGCTATTAAAGAAGCTTATCAAGCCGGAGTACGCGATTTTGCAGAAAGTCGTCTTCAAGAAGCCTTACCTAAACAGGCGCAATTACAGGACTTAAGGGATATTTCTTGGCATTTTATCGGTCATTTACAGGCAAATAAAGCGAAAAAAATTTTAGAACATTTTCATTGGATTCACTCGGTTGATAATCTAAAAATTGCTCAACGGCTCAATCGCTTAGCTGCTGAAGAGTCTATTGATCCTAATATCTGTCTTCAAGTCAAAATTTTACCCGATCCCAATAAATACGGTTGGCAAGTTTCTGAACTCATAGCAGATTTACCTCAACTTGAACAGTGTCAACAGCTAAAAATTCAAGGTTTAATGACAATTCTGCCTTTGGGATTATCTGATAAAGAAATTTTAGCCGCTTTTCAACAAACCAAAGTCCTAGAGACTCAGATTAACAACCAATCCACTTTGAGCCTCAATGAGTTATCGATGGGGATGTCTGGGGACTATTTACTGGCAATCCAAGCTGGTGCGACCATGATTCGCCTAGGAACGATTATTTTTGGGGAAAGAAACTCAATAGTGGATAGTAAATAGGGGATACCAAAGCAGATCTCCGTCCACAAAATCGGATTTTTAGTAGGTGGGTCTAATCCTATTAAATAAATTTAACGTTAAATACCCTAAAATTGTGGTATAGAGTGGTAAAGAATTTAGCGCGTTTCTCTCAAATTTAATTTAGGGAACATCTCATCGAGTTAAGACGACTACATGAGCAAGCTAACCCCAAGCCTAAAGAACTGACTTTCCTCTGGTAAGGAAATCACAGCAAGTTCACTTGTACGCAAAGTGAATGATAGATTAGGAAGCAAGAAACGAGGACTAGGGTTTAAATAGCGATCGCTTCTCACCTTCCTTTTCAAAGAACAAAAGTTCCTCTGACTTGAGGACAAAATTACCCTAAAACGTTTGTTTCCCCTAGTTAATCAACCCTTTGTAAAAAAACGGACTTAGTGAATATGTTTTTGACGGAGAAGCTAAAAAATTTTGTGGGCATTAATGAACCCGATAGATACGATGAAGAATACGAAGAAATGGATTGGGAATCCAATAGAGAAGAGCAAAATTCCTCTGTTGGGACTCAAGATTACTCCCAACCCCGTCCACGAAATCGAGAAGCTTTAAATTTAACCGCAGAATCTAATATGGGAACCGCTAGAAGCAACGTTATCGGAATGCCAGGGATCACCAACAGCATTGCTGAAGTCGTCGTGGTTGAACCTCACTCCTTTGATGAAATGCCTCAAGTGATTCAAACTCTACGCGAACGTAAGTCCGTTGTCCTCAACTTAAATTCGATGGACCCTGAAGAAGCACAGAGAGCCGTCGATTTCGTCGCTGGTGGCACTTATGCCATTGATGGCCATCAAGAACGTATTGGGGAAAGCATCTTCCTGTTTACTCCTAGCTGCGTTAAAGTGAGCACTCTGTCCGGCACTGTCCATGATGTTCCTGAAATTGCTTCTCCTTCTTCTCGGACAACTTCTCCTATGCCTAGTTGGGGAGCCGATGCTAGTCGTTTGGTACAATAGATTTCTGGGGGAAATGGGAAATCGGGACTCACGGTTTCCTCATCTCCAAGAACTCTCCTTTAATTTAACTTCATTAAAAATTAGTGTCTATTAAATTAGGAATCATCGGCGGCGGGGTAATGGCAGAGGCTATTTTATCCCGTCTTTTTAACGAAGGGCTCTATCAGGGAGTAGAGGTTTTAATTAGCGAACCTGACGCTAAGCGACGGGAGTATCTACAACAAACCTATCAAGTCGTTGTGACTTCCGATAATCAAGCCACCCTTCACGCAACAGAGGTACTGCTATTAGCGATTAAACCCCAGGTATTAAATAAGGTGTTAGATGGGCTAAAATTGGCACAAAAAGCTAATTATCCCCTGATTTTGTCGATTTTAGCTGGAGTTCCCCTGAGTCGGTTAGAGGCGGGATTTCCTGATTATCCGGTGGTTCGGGTGATGCCCAATACCCCTGCTACGGTGGGCGCGGGCATGACGGCGATCGCCCCTGGTACTCAAGTACAATCCCATCATCTGGTGTTAGCTAGATCGATTTTTCAAGCAGTTGGAGACGTGGTAGAGGTTCCTGAAGGGTTAATGGATGCGGTGACGGGGTTATCGGGGTCAGGACCTGCGTTTGTCGCTTTGATGGTGGAAGCGTTGTCTGATGGGGGAGTTGCTTCGGGGTTGCCGAGGGCGATCGCTACTCAATTAGCAGTACAAACGGTCTTAGGGACGGCGCAATTATTACAAACTAAAGGGTTACATCCAGCACAGTTAAAGGATCAAGTAACCAGTCCTGGGGGAACCACCATTGCGGGGGTGGCACAGTTGGAAAAGGCGGGGTTTCGTTCAGCAGTGATCGAAGCGGTAAAGGCGGCTTATCTGCGATCGTGTGAATTAGGAAAACCTTTGAACCAATAAAATTCAACTATTTTCGACTTTTAGTTAAGATAAAGGCTGATTTGGCGTTAGTTAGTAGTTAGGTTAAACGGTAGTGAAACCCAACAAAGCATTAATCAAAACAGTAATTAGTCTTGGGTTTCGTTCCTCAACCCAACCTAGGTTAATTATTATCTCTTTGCGCAATTCTAGGACAATAAGATGAGGTTATCGTAATCCTTGAAAACTCATTTTCACTCCCCCTGTAGGAACTAAAGTTGTCCCTCTCATTTTGGGTTTAACGGTTTTGTTTTCTAATAATTTCAGTTGATAGCGAGCAAGAATAGTAGCTAACACTAATTTCATTTCTAGTATAGCAAGAGCTTGACCAATACAGCTACGAGTTCCTCCTCCAAAGGGTATAAATTCATAGGGAGAGAATTTCCTTTCTAAAAAGCGTTCGGGTCGAAATTCTTGGGGGTTAGGATACAAATCTTCTCGATGATGACAAAGATAAATTGAGCCATTAACTGGCGTTCCCATCGGTAAATTGTATCCCATCAAATTAACAGATTGATTAGCAATTCTAGTAATGGTTTTTGGCAGGGGAGGATACATCCGTAAGGTTTCATTACAAACAGCACTTAAATAAGGAAGGTTAACAATCATTTTTACCTCAAAATTATTGCCTAAAGTGTCTATTTCTTGAAGTAACTTTTTACGAACATTACTACATTTATAAAGTTGATAAATTGCCCATGTTAGTCCTGCTGCGCTAGTTTCATGGCCGGCAAACAAAAGACCGAGAATTTCATCGTGTAATTCTTCATCACTCATCGCTTCTCTTTGTTCATCTTTAGCATTCATTAGTAAGGACAAAATATCGCTATAAGAATCATTATTATCTTGTCTTCTTTCTGCTATTTCTTCGTGAATAATTTCAGCAATTTTTTGTTTAGACTGACTATACTTTCCCCAAGGACTCCAAGACCCTAAATTAATTTGAAGAGAAGGCACTAAAATCGCTGCTGATATCAACGGCGAATTTAAGGCTTCTAACCAAGCAATTATGGCTTTTTTTAGTTGCTTAATCCTGGGTTTTTCTGGTACTCCAAAAATAACTTTTAGGATAACTTCTAATGTAATATTTTGCATCAAATGATGAGCTAAAAATAATTGATTGTTGATCAGATTTTTTACGGCATTATTGGTTATTAAGATAATGCTTTTGCCATAGTTGTCTAAATACTCACCATGGAAGGGAGGAAGCAGTAATTTTCGCTTTCTTTGATGGCGTTTTCCTTCGGCAGCAACAACACTATCTTTACCAATAAAATTTTTAATATAAACACTCCCTACTGTATCAAAATAAGATGGATTAGTTGAAAATAATTTTTGAAATGCTTGGGGATGAGATACCCAAATATAAGGATCATAATTTCCACTAATGGGAGCATGGAAAATCTCTCCAAATTGTTTATAATTAGATTCCATATAGCCAATAGGATCTAAGACGAATTTAATCTTATGTAACCAGGAAGGGTTTCTTCTATCTCCAGGGATGGTTATCATTAAATTTTATTGAATAAACAATGTCAAAAAATATTATACTAAGTGGGTGGTTTTAAATCAACATCGATGTTTTGTTGATTTAATTATACGACTGACTAAAATTCAGTGTTCAATAATTAATTATATTGTTTTGTGTTAAAATCTATGACCTCTAATTTAATCTA is part of the Rippkaea orientalis PCC 8801 genome and harbors:
- a CDS encoding winged helix-turn-helix transcriptional regulator gives rise to the protein MQLEQTDSTAFVQATLKVLGGKWKLLILWHLKDTAKRYGELKRLIPEISEKMLIQQLRELETDGIIYRETLSEMPPKVQYGFTDYGRTLIPILKPLCDWGQEHLKRMKVNGQNNTNSKS
- a CDS encoding antibiotic biosynthesis monooxygenase, whose amino-acid sequence is MPSSTGIVAITRHVKPGSEVAFEEAVKGVILAASTFPGYIGGEVLYPQTKRGAWQLILRFETPVHREQWEKSPICQGWIARADALTIGPPNVVRVNGLEAWFTLPEVGNTLPPPKWKTAIVSAIGIYPVISVVPMLLKPITGGLPPWLATLVTIAIIMPLMTWVIMPQITRLFQQWLYPSPLKNSVHPSSHSKL
- the eno gene encoding phosphopyruvate hydratase, with product MLNKPEVLIEAITAREILDSRGRPTIEAEVLLETGAFGIAQVPSGASTGSFEAHELRDDDPARYAGKGVLTAVRNVKEKIAPQLLGTNAFDQASIDQKMIDRDGSSNKKELGANAILGVSLATAKAASAELDIPLYRYLGGPLANVLPVPMMNVLNGGSHADNNVDFQEFMIMPVGADSFTEGLRWGAEVFATLSKVLKERKLLSGVGDEGGYAPNLASNQEALDLLIEAIERSNYKPGEQIALAMDVASSEFYKDGQYVYDGSAHSPQEFIDYLAKLVSEYPIISIEDGLQEEDWDNWKLHTQSLGSRIQLVGDDLFVTNPTRLQRGIDLGVANSILIKLNQIGTLTETLETIALATRCQYTSVISHRSGETEDTTIADLAVATRAGQIKTGSLCRSERVAKYNRLLRIEEELGDRALYAPKVGLGPKF
- a CDS encoding DUF3887 domain-containing protein, which gives rise to MNKSLSLLKRSSISFLGLAVLTIATELPAKAQRLTPPPAVQVVQSTTEVNKEALANKASEVITLLSQEKYEEARKLMSPALSQELTVENMKEIWQDLITITGPIKKQGDSRVISTVNSDLVSINTEFTNKTEDFIVVFNKEGQVVGIDFPQTKSVEEIAQTVVNAVAQNNFAQARGYLHPFLKTELFPQQIRASWESIQQRNGSFEKIVETEVRSGSSVDKVDVVVVEAQFQKANQKIFFIFDENGRITGIDLTQ
- a CDS encoding BCD family MFS transporter, which encodes MTNISNPIVQTSLPKLKLLTMFRLGLFQMGLGIMSLLTLGVINRIMIDELTVLPWIAATAIAMYQFVSPARIWFGQMSDTKTLWGYHRTGFVWIGAILFTSLAFIALQVVWQLGMTIQATGWSWISYAWAALLGLVFALYGVALSASSTPFAAMLVDVSDEDNRSQLISIVWSMLMVGIVLGAIISSKLLNTPEICGEAILSYDPTQTAKIANIPALQKTINPVFILMPSVVLGLCFIATWGVENRYSRFKLRSRIVEREDQITLGRAMGILTASRQTWLFFSFLLVLTLSLFMQDTVMEPYGGEVFGMCISETTQLNAFFGMGTLFGIASTGFLVVPRLGQQKTTKLGCMFAVVCFGLIIFAGSVQSPSLLKSGLLFFGLASGVLTAGATGLMLDLTAAETAGTFIGAWGLAQAMARGLATVLGGVILNLGKMLFSAPFLAYGLVFVVQAIGMIGAIWLLGNINVKEFKDNAQAAISAVMEGELDG
- the malQ gene encoding 4-alpha-glucanotransferase — encoded protein: MKYKAKQFMTSFQRTSGILLHPTSLPSRFGIGDLGEGAYRFIDFLAASGQTLWQILPLGPTGYGNSPYLSYSSLAGNPLLISPDILQGEGLLTQDEINGIHGFPADYVDYDRVIQTKLPLLKKASDRFQHLASPKLKEAFKTFCDRHAQWLDDYALYMSIHAANPEKAWNQWDKDIAERQPQAVQAYTERFSEDIFYHKFLQFEFFRQWQDVKKYANERNIRIFGDIPIYVAYDSVDVWANADMFCLNEKTKEAALMAGVPPDYFSATGQLWGNPVYNWQKLQGTNFQWWIQRFKSTLEYVDIVRIDHFRGFEAYWAVPEGEKTAMNGKWIKAPGRQFFERLKQELGQLPIVAEDLGVITPEVEALRDDFGFPGMKILHFAFDSDRVNPFLPYNYVKNCVVYTGTHDNNTTVGWFEGRNQEEKRRVTDYLGCVSHEGIHWSLIRLAMGSVADLAIFPLQDLLGLHQNGRMNTPGLAEGNWGWRYQSHVLNQDLVNHLRFVTELYGRLVK